In Thermodesulfovibrio thiophilus DSM 17215, a single genomic region encodes these proteins:
- the fusA gene encoding elongation factor G translates to MSRDITKIRNIAIVAHAGAGNTKLAEQILFKTGQIDRVVTGETSGKVIDYEPEELSRNMTLSCKVAYCDYKDYRINIIDTPGFVNFLEDTKNALRVVDGAVVIVSALSGVKAETERIWKYCDDYDLPRVVFVNKLDKENSSFDRAVAEIEKVFGQEAIPLTLPIGEGDNLKGIVDLISLRAILQDGKSIKEAPIPDELTARVEEYRKKFVEKIAELDDSLLEKYLEGQELTEEELIKGLHDASIARRFIPVLAGSALLGIGVDALLDSIILTLPDPKERANIYPIKGINPRDAKEAIRQPDESEPFTGYVFKTLVDPFTGKISYIRIFSGVLKADSNVLNPNTGTKERIGQIYYVMGKTLNPCQKAGPGEIVATVKLKDTLTGHTLCDENNPIMLSEVRFTEPIISFAIAPKTRGDEEKVSAGLHKLLEEDPTLKFVRDEESKDMILSGMGQVHIEVALEKLKRKFGVEVNLMAPKVPYRETIRATARAQGKYKKQSGGRGQYGDCWIEIEPLPRGEGYQFVDKIVGGVIPQQYRPAVEKGILETMKEGILAYYPIIDLKVTLYDGSYHPVDSSEMAFKIAGSMALKKAFMDAKPVLLEPIMKAEIIVPDETLGTVIGDLNARRGKVQGVEPQAGGNQKIIALIPMAEMLTYANQLHSMTSGRGIYSMEFSHYEEVPSHIAQKIIEQRQKERQAKVEE, encoded by the coding sequence ATGAGTAGAGATATCACAAAAATCAGAAACATTGCAATTGTTGCCCATGCAGGTGCAGGTAATACAAAACTTGCAGAACAGATACTTTTTAAAACAGGACAGATTGACAGAGTTGTTACAGGCGAGACATCTGGAAAAGTAATTGATTATGAGCCAGAAGAACTTTCAAGAAATATGACTCTGAGCTGCAAGGTAGCTTACTGTGATTATAAAGATTACAGAATTAACATCATAGACACCCCCGGTTTTGTTAACTTTCTTGAAGATACGAAAAATGCTCTCAGAGTTGTGGATGGCGCTGTTGTTATAGTAAGTGCTCTTTCTGGTGTTAAGGCTGAAACAGAAAGAATCTGGAAATATTGTGATGATTATGATCTTCCAAGAGTTGTCTTTGTGAACAAACTTGATAAAGAGAATTCATCCTTTGATAGAGCAGTGGCGGAAATTGAAAAAGTTTTCGGACAGGAAGCAATTCCTTTAACCCTGCCAATTGGAGAAGGAGATAATTTAAAAGGCATTGTTGATTTAATTTCTTTAAGAGCGATACTACAGGATGGAAAATCTATAAAAGAAGCGCCAATTCCGGATGAATTAACTGCCAGAGTTGAAGAATACAGGAAAAAGTTTGTCGAAAAGATTGCAGAGCTTGATGACAGCCTTCTTGAAAAGTATCTGGAAGGTCAGGAATTGACAGAGGAAGAGTTAATAAAAGGATTGCACGATGCATCCATTGCAAGAAGATTCATTCCTGTTTTGGCAGGATCAGCATTGCTTGGGATAGGAGTTGATGCATTACTTGACAGTATAATACTAACACTTCCAGATCCCAAAGAGAGAGCTAATATTTATCCAATAAAGGGAATAAATCCCAGAGATGCAAAAGAAGCTATAAGACAACCAGATGAGTCAGAGCCTTTTACAGGATATGTTTTTAAAACTTTAGTTGACCCTTTTACTGGCAAAATTTCTTATATAAGAATATTCTCCGGTGTGCTTAAGGCTGATTCTAATGTTTTAAATCCAAATACAGGAACAAAGGAGAGAATCGGACAGATTTATTATGTAATGGGCAAGACTCTTAATCCATGTCAGAAAGCCGGACCTGGAGAGATTGTCGCAACTGTTAAACTTAAAGATACATTAACAGGGCATACACTCTGTGATGAAAATAATCCCATAATGCTTTCTGAAGTCAGATTTACAGAGCCTATTATATCCTTTGCAATTGCACCAAAAACAAGAGGAGATGAAGAAAAAGTAAGTGCAGGACTTCATAAACTCCTTGAAGAAGATCCAACTCTTAAGTTTGTAAGAGATGAGGAATCAAAAGATATGATTTTAAGCGGAATGGGACAGGTTCATATAGAAGTTGCACTTGAAAAACTAAAGAGAAAGTTCGGTGTTGAAGTGAATCTCATGGCACCCAAGGTTCCATACAGAGAAACAATAAGGGCGACTGCCAGGGCACAGGGTAAATACAAAAAACAGTCAGGCGGAAGAGGTCAGTATGGAGACTGTTGGATAGAAATAGAGCCACTTCCAAGAGGTGAAGGATATCAATTTGTGGATAAGATAGTTGGAGGTGTAATTCCACAGCAGTATCGTCCGGCTGTTGAGAAAGGAATTCTTGAAACAATGAAAGAGGGAATCCTTGCATACTATCCTATAATAGATTTGAAAGTCACACTTTATGATGGTTCTTACCATCCTGTTGATTCATCAGAGATGGCATTTAAGATAGCAGGTTCCATGGCTTTGAAAAAAGCATTTATGGATGCAAAACCTGTATTGCTTGAACCAATCATGAAGGCAGAAATTATTGTTCCAGATGAAACGCTTGGAACAGTAATAGGAGACCTCAATGCAAGAAGAGGTAAAGTTCAGGGAGTGGAACCTCAGGCAGGAGGTAATCAAAAGATAATCGCTCTTATTCCTATGGCAGAGATGCTCACATATGCAAATCAGCTTCACAGTATGACATCGGGAAGAGGAATATACTCAATGGAATTTTCCCACTATGAAGAAGTTCCATCACATATAGCACAGAAAATAATCGAGCAGAGACAGAAAGAGCGTCAGGCAAAGGTAGAAGAATGA
- the purB gene encoding adenylosuccinate lyase gives MITRYTRKEMGQIWSMENKFRKWLEVEIAVCEAWAELGKIPTDALRQIKQKASFDIQRIDEIEKTVKHDVIAFLTSVAESVGPVSRYIHMGLTSSDVVDTALALQIKEASDLILKDLIKLKEIFKKKAFQYKDTVCMGRSHGVHAEPTSFGLRFALWYEETSRNIERIQSAIDRISIGKISGAVGTFSNIPPEIEDIALRKLNLKPEPVATQVVQRDRHAEFLSVLALIAALVEKVALEIRHLQRTEVFEAEEPFTEGQKGSSAMPHKRNPVGCENLCGLARLVRSNAFASFENIALWHDRDISHSSVERVIIPDNCILVDYMLTRLYGIIKDLRVYPERMLRNINLSYGLYNSQRVLLALVDKGLTREEAYKIVQSNAMQSWKEGRSFMDLLLKDKVVKKYLGEDEIKDIFDLNYYTRNIEYIYKRVFE, from the coding sequence ATGATTACGAGGTATACAAGAAAAGAGATGGGACAGATATGGAGCATGGAGAACAAATTCAGAAAATGGCTTGAAGTCGAGATTGCTGTCTGTGAGGCATGGGCTGAGCTTGGTAAAATTCCAACAGATGCTTTAAGGCAAATCAAACAAAAAGCCAGTTTTGACATTCAACGAATTGATGAGATCGAAAAAACTGTAAAACACGATGTAATTGCCTTTCTTACATCTGTTGCTGAAAGTGTTGGTCCGGTATCAAGATACATTCATATGGGACTTACGTCTTCTGATGTTGTTGATACAGCACTGGCTTTGCAGATAAAAGAGGCATCAGATCTTATACTCAAGGATCTTATTAAACTTAAAGAAATCTTCAAAAAAAAGGCTTTCCAATATAAAGATACTGTTTGCATGGGTAGGAGTCATGGTGTTCATGCAGAGCCAACATCATTTGGTTTGAGATTTGCTCTCTGGTATGAGGAAACCAGCAGAAACATTGAAAGAATTCAATCGGCAATCGATAGAATAAGTATTGGAAAAATTTCAGGAGCTGTTGGAACATTTTCCAATATACCTCCAGAAATTGAAGACATTGCGCTTCGTAAACTGAATTTAAAACCTGAACCAGTGGCAACTCAGGTTGTACAGAGAGACAGACATGCTGAGTTTTTAAGTGTTCTTGCCTTGATTGCAGCATTAGTGGAAAAGGTTGCACTGGAAATAAGGCATCTCCAGAGAACTGAAGTTTTTGAAGCAGAAGAACCATTCACTGAAGGACAGAAAGGATCATCTGCCATGCCTCATAAAAGAAACCCTGTGGGATGTGAGAATCTGTGCGGACTTGCAAGGCTTGTTCGTAGTAATGCATTTGCAAGCTTTGAGAACATTGCATTATGGCATGACAGGGATATCTCTCATTCCTCTGTTGAAAGAGTGATTATTCCAGATAACTGTATTCTTGTTGATTATATGCTAACCAGACTGTATGGGATAATCAAGGATTTAAGAGTTTATCCTGAAAGGATGTTAAGAAATATCAATCTGAGTTATGGATTATACAACTCTCAAAGAGTGTTGCTTGCTCTTGTTGATAAGGGTCTTACTCGTGAAGAAGCATATAAAATCGTTCAATCAAATGCTATGCAGAGCTGGAAGGAAGGCAGATCTTTTATGGATCTGTTATTAAAAGATAAAGTAGTAAAAAAATATCTTGGTGAAGATGAAATAAAGGATATTTTTGATTTAAACTACTACACAAGAAATATTGAATATATCTATAAAAGAGTTTTTGAGTGA
- the truB gene encoding tRNA pseudouridine(55) synthase TruB, whose product MNAVLILDKPKSITSQNAVTEVRRILKIKKAGHSGTLDPMATGVLLVCLNEATKITSMLMDLEKEYVFKARFGVVTDSYDAEGKITRVVEKFDLNRRDIEKIIEKYIGEIMQIPPMYSAVKVNGSPLHKFARKGVEVERKPKRIFIKSITVEKFQPPFVTFRVICGKGTYVRSLCYDIGIDVGVGAHIVELVRTRIGEFKIENSINLEQLRLFCSSEHSRNSSHFLKSILTIDEALYFLPSLTIQDAFASKFLNGNFIKITSGILPAGYVKIKDKIGRILGIGLSNGIIIKPERIIREANQ is encoded by the coding sequence ATGAACGCAGTTTTAATTCTTGATAAACCAAAAAGTATTACAAGTCAGAATGCGGTAACTGAGGTAAGAAGAATTCTAAAAATTAAAAAAGCCGGCCATTCTGGTACACTTGATCCAATGGCAACAGGAGTACTGCTTGTCTGTCTAAATGAAGCCACAAAGATAACTTCAATGCTTATGGATCTTGAAAAAGAGTATGTATTTAAAGCAAGGTTTGGTGTGGTGACAGATAGTTATGATGCTGAAGGGAAAATAACCAGAGTGGTGGAAAAATTTGATCTTAATAGGAGAGATATTGAAAAAATAATAGAAAAATACATCGGTGAAATAATGCAGATCCCTCCAATGTATTCAGCCGTAAAAGTGAATGGCAGTCCTCTGCATAAGTTTGCAAGGAAAGGTGTAGAGGTCGAAAGAAAACCCAAGAGAATTTTCATTAAATCAATAACAGTAGAGAAGTTTCAGCCACCTTTTGTTACGTTCAGAGTGATATGTGGTAAAGGAACATATGTAAGATCTCTTTGCTATGATATAGGAATTGATGTAGGAGTGGGAGCGCATATTGTGGAGCTTGTACGTACACGAATTGGAGAGTTCAAAATAGAAAATTCAATTAATTTAGAGCAGTTGCGATTATTTTGTTCATCTGAGCATAGTAGGAACTCTTCTCATTTTTTGAAAAGCATTTTAACCATAGATGAGGCATTGTATTTTCTTCCTTCGCTTACAATACAGGATGCATTTGCGAGCAAATTTTTAAATGGAAATTTTATTAAAATAACAAGCGGGATTTTACCTGCTGGCTATGTAAAAATAAAAGATAAAATCGGTAGAATATTAGGAATAGGACTCAGTAATGGCATAATAATAAAACCTGAAAGAATCATACGGGAGGCCAATCAATGA
- a CDS encoding LPS-assembly protein LptD — translation MKVLIVLLVLFLPCLAFSIEITSDTLEHFDEEQKSVATGNVHMVDPNFEMRAQKAIYYEKTNEVEAYKDFYYNDSTMTAWAEEGKFNIDKKTALLKNALIHIKDQDFWIRAQEIERLSEIKYKARKAKVSTCEPEPDKSQPWCFTGEFVDFVVDDAVVSKLSTFQVKDVPVLFSPIFSGPGGNNRKSGFLPLKFGNSNTRGFRFSPAYYLVIDSNKDATFYLDYFSKTGLGKGLEYRYLDFDTKGMWHVYNINDKDIDKDFFEIRGIHVQKFRGIDLLVDVNYVNKKDFYREYGDTRQISKTFLFKDYGKDLSAEYDRFLQSSVELSVPAVQSRFYLLGQAWKDLRWDGESPPLKTELGYVVSPFKIGPFTANFNINAGEFYKEDGLKGQRFQINPKLSYTMGDSVRLTQTLSARSIFYDLTHTSPYEDTSHREMLQYDVKGSMRLYNRNENFTHIAEPFVEGVFIEVNNKPPVLEEAEFIEDTSLIRAGVYNKLIFRKFTLEARIAQVYDFRAKNDWDNLYPILFETKLSFWKISLGFDTYQNITKKRTETFNNWIGFNPDPTTSISLGHRYTRDNTVSPSYLWAPTIRGQYRDQGDTGGINNYSMTIVKQLTEKWSFAGNINYDKKQHGERLRDTSLDVRYAEKCWASIVSLKRKPIYRDGRETSEFSFIISFELKGLGGPIKLL, via the coding sequence ATGAAAGTGCTAATTGTTTTACTGGTTCTTTTTCTGCCCTGCCTTGCATTCTCAATAGAGATAACATCAGATACACTTGAACATTTTGATGAAGAACAGAAATCTGTTGCAACTGGAAATGTTCATATGGTTGATCCAAATTTTGAGATGAGAGCTCAAAAAGCAATTTACTACGAAAAAACAAATGAGGTAGAAGCATACAAAGATTTTTATTACAACGATTCAACAATGACTGCCTGGGCAGAAGAGGGTAAATTCAATATTGATAAAAAAACTGCTCTTCTTAAAAATGCTCTAATTCATATAAAAGATCAGGATTTCTGGATTAGAGCTCAAGAAATTGAGCGATTAAGTGAAATAAAGTATAAAGCCAGGAAAGCTAAAGTTTCAACCTGTGAGCCTGAGCCAGACAAGTCTCAACCATGGTGTTTTACAGGAGAATTTGTAGATTTTGTTGTTGATGACGCGGTGGTATCAAAACTCAGTACATTTCAAGTTAAAGATGTACCTGTTTTATTTTCTCCTATATTTTCTGGACCTGGAGGAAACAATCGTAAATCAGGATTTCTACCTTTAAAATTTGGTAACTCTAATACACGTGGATTTCGCTTCAGTCCTGCTTACTACCTTGTTATAGACAGTAATAAAGACGCCACTTTTTATCTTGATTATTTTTCAAAAACCGGACTGGGCAAGGGTCTTGAATATAGGTATCTTGATTTTGATACAAAAGGTATGTGGCATGTTTATAATATCAATGATAAAGACATTGACAAAGACTTCTTTGAAATCCGAGGTATTCATGTTCAAAAATTTAGAGGTATTGACCTTCTTGTAGATGTGAACTATGTGAATAAAAAGGATTTTTATAGGGAATATGGAGATACTCGTCAGATTTCAAAAACTTTTCTTTTTAAAGATTATGGCAAAGATCTTTCTGCTGAATACGACCGATTTCTGCAGTCCTCAGTTGAGCTATCTGTTCCTGCAGTCCAATCAAGATTTTATTTGCTCGGTCAGGCATGGAAAGATTTAAGATGGGACGGGGAAAGTCCACCTTTAAAAACCGAGCTCGGCTATGTTGTTTCTCCATTTAAAATTGGTCCTTTCACTGCAAATTTTAACATCAATGCTGGAGAATTTTATAAAGAAGACGGGCTTAAAGGACAGAGATTTCAGATTAATCCCAAATTGAGCTATACGATGGGAGACAGTGTAAGGCTAACTCAGACTTTAAGTGCCAGATCAATTTTTTATGACCTTACCCATACTTCGCCTTATGAAGATACATCGCACAGAGAGATGTTGCAGTACGATGTAAAGGGATCTATGAGGCTTTACAATCGAAATGAAAACTTTACACATATAGCTGAGCCATTTGTTGAAGGAGTTTTCATAGAAGTTAACAATAAACCACCAGTTTTAGAGGAAGCAGAATTTATTGAGGATACATCTCTTATAAGAGCAGGAGTGTATAATAAATTAATTTTTAGAAAGTTTACTCTTGAAGCAAGAATTGCTCAGGTATATGATTTCAGAGCCAAAAACGACTGGGACAATCTTTATCCTATTTTGTTTGAAACAAAACTTTCTTTCTGGAAAATAAGCCTTGGATTTGATACATATCAGAATATAACAAAAAAAAGAACAGAAACATTTAATAACTGGATAGGTTTCAATCCTGATCCAACAACATCTATATCATTGGGTCATAGATACACAAGAGATAATACAGTAAGCCCGTCTTATCTGTGGGCTCCTACAATAAGAGGACAGTACCGTGATCAAGGAGATACAGGAGGAATAAATAATTATTCAATGACAATTGTTAAGCAATTAACTGAAAAATGGTCATTTGCTGGCAATATAAACTATGACAAGAAACAACATGGAGAAAGATTGAGAGATACATCGCTTGATGTAAGATATGCTGAAAAATGCTGGGCAAGTATTGTATCACTGAAAAGAAAACCCATTTATAGAGATGGAAGAGAGACATCAGAGTTTAGTTTTATCATAAGTTTTGAATTGAAAGGATTGGGTGGTCCGATAAAACTTTTATGA
- a CDS encoding bifunctional folylpolyglutamate synthase/dihydrofolate synthase: MEYKETINELYKRRTKGIKLGLDRVFSTLERLGNPQKEFKSIHIAGTNGKGSVSKIIYNLLRAHGCNVGLFTSPHLTRFTERIVVNDIEISEDDILRLIEKIKPYSEDLTFFEYITVMAFLYFKEKNIEYAVLETGMGGRLDATNVVNPEISVITSIGVDHQKFLGNDIKSIAFEKAGIIKKGIPVVSSNQQVEVEELLRQRAKQLNSDFYIYGKDFLSFLNKMSFEGLWFDFCFFKNCIQKKVDCTVQPERDSKRIFSLFLPLTGFHQLENVSVALEAFIRSYPQWNEDSIKEGLKNVKMYGRLEVISHDPLIILDIAHNPHAAKSLVSSLKMLTDKKPVVVFGVMKDKDFKGVIKHFDGYAHSFFFTTPAYERALKIDEFLSQLNGDFRIQISCVTDSEQAFKQALNVCREKPHLYLLCTGSSYLIGEIKEFFGEKSLHKGLGELL; the protein is encoded by the coding sequence ATGGAATATAAAGAGACAATAAATGAGCTTTATAAAAGAAGAACTAAAGGAATAAAGCTAGGACTTGACAGAGTTTTTTCTACACTTGAACGACTCGGTAATCCTCAAAAAGAATTTAAATCTATTCATATTGCAGGGACTAATGGTAAAGGCTCAGTTTCTAAAATAATTTATAATTTATTAAGAGCTCATGGATGCAATGTTGGGCTTTTTACATCGCCTCATCTTACAAGATTTACAGAAAGAATTGTTGTTAATGATATTGAAATATCCGAAGATGATATTTTAAGACTTATTGAAAAAATCAAGCCTTATTCTGAGGATCTTACATTTTTTGAGTATATAACTGTTATGGCATTTCTTTACTTTAAAGAAAAAAATATTGAATACGCTGTTCTTGAAACAGGAATGGGAGGAAGACTTGATGCAACAAATGTTGTAAATCCAGAGATTTCTGTAATTACAAGTATCGGCGTTGATCATCAGAAATTTCTGGGTAATGATATAAAATCCATTGCATTTGAAAAAGCAGGAATCATAAAAAAAGGCATTCCTGTGGTTTCCTCAAACCAGCAGGTTGAGGTTGAAGAGTTATTAAGACAGAGGGCAAAACAGTTAAATAGCGACTTTTATATCTATGGTAAAGATTTTTTAAGTTTCTTGAATAAAATGAGTTTTGAAGGATTATGGTTTGATTTTTGTTTTTTTAAAAACTGCATACAGAAAAAAGTTGACTGTACTGTTCAACCTGAAAGGGATTCTAAAAGGATTTTTTCTCTATTCCTTCCCCTAACAGGCTTTCACCAGCTTGAAAATGTATCTGTGGCTTTGGAAGCTTTTATTCGTTCATATCCTCAGTGGAATGAAGATTCTATAAAAGAGGGGCTTAAAAATGTAAAAATGTATGGAAGACTCGAGGTTATTTCTCATGATCCACTGATTATCCTTGATATTGCTCATAATCCTCATGCAGCGAAAAGTCTTGTGAGTTCTCTTAAGATGCTTACAGATAAAAAACCGGTTGTTGTTTTTGGAGTAATGAAAGATAAAGATTTTAAAGGAGTTATAAAACATTTTGATGGTTATGCACATTCTTTTTTCTTTACAACTCCTGCTTATGAAAGAGCATTAAAGATTGATGAGTTTTTATCGCAACTCAATGGAGATTTTCGGATACAAATCTCCTGTGTTACTGACTCTGAGCAAGCATTTAAACAAGCTTTAAATGTTTGCAGGGAAAAACCTCATCTTTATCTTTTATGTACAGGTTCATCTTACCTGATCGGTGAAATAAAAGAGTTTTTCGGTGAAAAGTCATTGCATAAAGGATTGGGCGAGTTGTTATGA
- the accD gene encoding acetyl-CoA carboxylase, carboxyltransferase subunit beta — translation MAWFKKKESRIEKKVKIPEGLWVKCENCKEIIYRKELENNCKVCPKCQYHFRISAKERITLITDNGSFTELDPDLRSHDPLEFKDTMSYKERLLENEKKTGLKEAAIYGDAKINGRDVVIAVLDFAFMGGSMGTVVGEKVTRAAERAISRKVPLIIVSASGGARMQEGMFSLIQMAKTSQAIGRVKEAGLLYISVLADPTFGGVTASFAMLGDIIIAEPKSLVGFAGPRVIQETIKQQLPEGFQRAEFLLEHGMVDVVVTRNELKNTIHKIINIFMPEKLINID, via the coding sequence ATGGCATGGTTTAAAAAAAAAGAATCCAGAATAGAAAAAAAAGTAAAAATTCCTGAAGGATTATGGGTCAAATGTGAAAACTGTAAGGAAATAATTTATCGTAAAGAACTTGAAAATAACTGCAAAGTTTGTCCCAAATGTCAGTATCACTTCAGGATTTCAGCAAAAGAGCGAATTACTCTAATAACAGATAATGGAAGTTTCACTGAACTCGATCCTGATCTCAGAAGCCATGATCCACTTGAGTTTAAAGATACGATGTCCTATAAAGAGAGACTTCTTGAAAATGAAAAAAAGACAGGGCTAAAAGAAGCAGCTATTTATGGCGATGCCAAGATCAATGGAAGAGATGTAGTAATTGCTGTTCTTGATTTTGCATTTATGGGTGGTAGCATGGGAACTGTTGTAGGAGAAAAAGTTACAAGAGCTGCAGAAAGAGCAATCTCAAGAAAAGTTCCTCTGATTATTGTTTCAGCATCTGGTGGTGCAAGAATGCAAGAAGGAATGTTTTCGCTTATACAGATGGCAAAAACTTCTCAGGCAATTGGCAGAGTTAAGGAAGCAGGGCTTTTATATATATCTGTTCTGGCAGATCCAACATTTGGAGGGGTTACAGCATCATTTGCAATGCTGGGAGATATCATTATAGCTGAACCTAAAAGCCTCGTAGGATTTGCGGGACCAAGAGTTATTCAAGAAACCATCAAACAACAGTTGCCTGAAGGTTTTCAGAGAGCTGAATTTTTGCTGGAACATGGAATGGTTGATGTAGTTGTGACAAGGAATGAGTTAAAAAACACAATACATAAAATTATTAATATATTTATGCCTGAAAAATTAATTAACATTGATTAA
- the trpA gene encoding tryptophan synthase subunit alpha yields MKGFSVRKKLEEIKKQGRKAFIPYIMAGDPDLENTLRRIKMLTDAGADIIELGVPFSDLLADGPTIQKASDRALNAGVTLRKILKFLQEFKEEIQTPVILMSYLNPVFCYGIEKFFNDASSARISGVIFPDLTVEESRIYMFYAKKYSIDTVFLVAPTSTPERIKKIARFSTGFIYYVSITGITGSELILDKAFKEHIDYVKSFGKPVCVGFGVSKPKEAAYVSQFADGVIVGSAIVKMFHEKPEEAYEFIKSLREAIK; encoded by the coding sequence ATGAAAGGTTTTTCTGTAAGAAAAAAACTTGAGGAAATAAAAAAGCAGGGTAGAAAAGCATTTATTCCGTATATTATGGCAGGAGACCCGGATCTTGAAAATACTTTAAGAAGGATCAAGATGCTAACTGATGCAGGTGCTGACATTATCGAGCTTGGCGTTCCCTTTTCAGATCTTCTTGCTGATGGTCCTACAATTCAGAAAGCTTCTGATAGGGCATTAAACGCAGGAGTAACATTAAGAAAGATATTAAAATTTCTTCAAGAGTTTAAAGAGGAAATACAAACTCCTGTAATCCTCATGAGTTATTTAAATCCTGTTTTCTGTTATGGTATTGAAAAATTTTTCAATGATGCATCCAGTGCACGTATTTCAGGCGTGATATTTCCTGACCTGACAGTTGAGGAATCCCGGATATACATGTTTTATGCCAAAAAATACAGTATTGATACAGTTTTTTTAGTTGCACCAACATCAACACCTGAGAGAATAAAAAAAATTGCCCGTTTTTCAACAGGCTTTATTTATTATGTTTCAATAACAGGAATAACAGGCTCTGAGCTTATACTTGATAAAGCATTCAAAGAGCATATAGACTATGTGAAAAGTTTTGGTAAACCGGTATGCGTTGGATTTGGAGTTAGCAAACCAAAAGAGGCAGCTTATGTATCACAATTTGCTGATGGTGTGATTGTGGGAAGTGCGATTGTGAAGATGTTTCATGAAAAACCTGAAGAAGCATACGAATTTATAAAATCTTTAAGAGAGGCTATAAAATAA
- the trpB gene encoding tryptophan synthase subunit beta, which translates to MYIKKGYFGQYGGRFVPETLMPALKELERAFLRVKFDKEFLDEFESLLKDYVGRPTPLYFAGRLTEYLSGAKIYLKREDLAHTGAHKINNALGQALLAKRVMKKERIIAETGAGQHGVATATGAALVGLACDIYMGTEDIRRQQLNVFRMNLLGAKVIPVDTGSKTLKDAINESLRDWTKNVRTTHYVLGTVFGPHPYPLLVRFFQSVIGKEAKKQILKKEGRLPSLLIACVGGGSNSIGLFSEFLDDNDVQMTGVEAGGKGIETGLHAARFASGNKGVFQGCLSYVLENDDGNILKTHSVSAGLDYASVGPEHAYLRDTGRVKYTHVTDDEALEAFELLSSLEGIIPALESAHAVAEAIKVAPKMSKDSIIIVNLSGRGDKDVQEVARIKGISI; encoded by the coding sequence ATGTATATTAAAAAAGGCTATTTTGGACAGTATGGTGGGAGGTTTGTGCCTGAGACTCTAATGCCTGCTTTAAAGGAGCTTGAGAGGGCTTTTTTGAGAGTGAAGTTTGATAAAGAGTTTTTAGATGAGTTTGAATCACTACTTAAAGATTATGTTGGTCGACCTACACCACTTTATTTTGCAGGTAGGCTGACAGAATATCTGAGCGGTGCAAAGATATATCTAAAAAGAGAAGACCTCGCACATACAGGAGCGCACAAAATAAATAATGCACTTGGACAGGCTTTACTTGCAAAAAGAGTTATGAAAAAAGAAAGGATAATCGCTGAAACAGGAGCGGGTCAGCATGGGGTAGCCACTGCAACGGGTGCTGCACTTGTAGGACTTGCATGTGATATCTACATGGGAACAGAGGATATAAGAAGACAGCAGCTCAATGTCTTCAGAATGAATCTTCTTGGTGCTAAAGTTATTCCAGTTGATACTGGTTCAAAAACACTCAAAGATGCAATTAATGAATCTTTGCGAGACTGGACAAAAAATGTAAGAACAACGCACTATGTTCTTGGAACAGTGTTTGGACCACATCCCTATCCATTACTTGTTAGATTTTTTCAGAGCGTAATAGGGAAAGAAGCAAAAAAACAGATACTAAAAAAAGAAGGCAGACTTCCATCGCTCCTTATTGCATGCGTTGGTGGTGGAAGCAACTCAATTGGACTTTTCAGCGAATTTTTAGATGATAATGATGTTCAGATGACAGGTGTTGAGGCAGGTGGTAAAGGCATTGAGACAGGGCTTCATGCAGCAAGATTTGCAAGTGGTAATAAGGGAGTTTTTCAGGGATGTTTGAGTTATGTTTTAGAGAATGACGATGGCAATATTCTAAAAACTCACTCTGTATCCGCAGGGCTTGATTATGCTTCTGTTGGCCCTGAACATGCTTATTTAAGGGATACAGGAAGGGTCAAATATACGCATGTAACTGATGACGAGGCATTGGAGGCTTTTGAGCTGTTGAGCAGCCTTGAAGGCATTATTCCTGCTCTGGAGTCAGCACATGCTGTGGCTGAGGCAATAAAGGTTGCGCCAAAGATGTCAAAGGACTCAATAATCATTGTAAACCTCTCAGGCAGAGGAGATAAAGATGTTCAAGAAGTAGCGAGGATTAAAGGAATTTCTATATGA